From the Erigeron canadensis isolate Cc75 unplaced genomic scaffold, C_canadensis_v1 Conyza_canadensis_unscaffolded:292, whole genome shotgun sequence genome, one window contains:
- the LOC122584461 gene encoding uncharacterized protein LOC122584461, with translation MSSYVDNDSSTRPPMFDKDDFSGWKGRMSLFLESIDNNMPDILVDGPYVPTSTFVIDAVVREGQPTIPATVKSIVKDKTDWGDEDRRLANLDVKARNFIVQAVPKDIYHSIKMCSTAKKMWSTLTVMFEGCSTSMESTTTTLTRRYERFFSLRNESLTDTHTRFNALVNDLAAVGITKKTDVLKSKFLDSLPPKWNNYISSMKLSSVYQDLDLPGLFGLLHNQECSEAEKLIVVGDSYSQPASAIVASMTEHPSSISNEIIPCINESVPVISNTNSVCSESDVDESDGEDLANEVALLAERIRRRSFNKFKGKGRSGQADKTKKPFDVSKVTCYKCGKPRHMAGDCRSKESSQAVPSKGGRNEKYSKLKTKYKALKAQVAEPSKKVEKDEKSLIAKDWAESATSSDDEKYKDAKCFMAKEKFAEDLVKIQQQSELAHKASSSQTAPPEVNIFSNLCDNEKLSRLNRLGDEVLLQKHFNQELKKEISILKQEVSSKIFTIEKLESEVKAQKQLNAILVTEAKTLEEKAAKCVNVQVPHQVQAIFDGDYDRAIAISEVCAMEPCYQPPSPPKVQTKGENSKQIILVQKSGNGFNDPEKVGQTIAEAVSESDRVVELKPEETLDLSNLSITQSVSNSKFKSNNGESKRNKRKIRDHVVLKEKSKILKNKKSLSNGNVLPTESVSNPNHLKSDSDKIISKYVESRKGKISNDTNLLTSVSDSNIVDQSKLRSECKKSGIGKGLVQEETLNVARKNFKSGKGQVKQQWVSKCDKNIGSVSQSESDPVVSSGEPILRGVPK, from the exons ATGTCATCGTATGTTGATAATGATTCTTCTACCCGACcacctatgtttgataaagatgatttcagtgggtggaAAGGTCGTATGTCTTTGTTCCTTGAATCCATTGACAACAATATGCCTGACATCCTTGTGGATGGTCCTTATGTTCCTACATCGACTTTTGTGATTGATGCTGTGGTCAGGGAAGGTCAACCAACCATTCCTGCCACAGTCAAATCCATTGTTAAGGACAAGACAGATTGGGGAGATGAGGATAGGAGATTGGCCAACTTGGATGTGAAGGCACGTAACTTCATTGTCCAAGCTGTGCCTAAAGACATTTACCATTCAATTAAAATGTGTTCTACAGCAAAGAAAATGTGGAGTACATTGACTGTCATGTTTGAGGGTTGCTCTACTTCCATGGAATCTACCACTACTACTCTCACTAGGAGGTATGAGAGATTTTTCTCATTGAGAAATGAATCCTTGACTGACACTCATACTCGCTTTAATGCTTTAGTGAATGATTTAGCTGCTGTTGGAATTACTAAGAAAACTGATGtgttgaaaagtaaatttcttgattcattACCACCTAAATGGAATAATTATATTTCTTCTATGAAACTAAGTTCTGTGTATcaagatcttgatctccctggACTTTTTGGTTTACTTCATAATCAAGAATGTTCAGAAGCTGAGAAACTAATTGTTGTGGGTGATTCTTATAGTCAGCCTGCTAGTGCAATTGTTGCATCTATGACTGAACAccctagttcaatttctaatgaGATCATTCCATGCATCAATGAATCTGTTCCTGTGATTTCTAACACAAATTCTGTTTGTTCTGAATCTGATGTTGATGAATCTGATGGTGAGGACCTAGCCAATGAGGTGGCTTTGTTAGCTGAAAGGATAAGAAGGAGATCATTCAATAAATTCAAAGGAAAAGGTAGAAGTGGGCAAGCTGATAAGACCAAGAAGCCATTTGACGTGTCCAAGGTCACTTGCTACAAGTGTGGTAAGCCTAGACACATGGCTGGTGATTGTAGATCCAAAGAGTCTTCTCAAGCTGTGCCATCCAAAGgtggaagaaatgaaaaatactcAAAGCTCAAGACCAAATATAAGGCCTTGAAAGCACAAGTGGCTGAGCCGAGtaagaaagttgaaaaagaTGAGAAGAGTTTGATAGCCAAAGACTGGGCTGAGAGTGCCACTTCCTCTGATGATGAGAAGTATAAGGATGCCAAGTGCTTTATGGCTAAAGAAAAGTTTGCTGAGGATCTTGTCAAGATTCAACAGCAATCTGAGTTAGCTCACAAGGCATCTTCAAGTCAGACTGCTCCACCTGAGGTAAATATCTTTTCTAATCTGTGTGACAATGAAAAACTATCAAGGCTAAATAGACTTGGTGATGAGGTTCTCTTGCAAAAACACTTTAATCAAgaacttaaaaaggaaatttcaattttaaaacaAGAAGTAAGCTCAAAGATTTTCACCATTGAAAAGCTTGAATCTGAAGTAAAAgctcaaaaacaattaaatgcTATCTTGGTCACTGAAGCTAAAACTTtagaagaaaa AGCTGCAAAATGTGTCAATGTGCAAGttcctcatcaagttcaagctaTTTTTGATGGTGACTATGATAGAGCTATTGCTATCAGTGAAGTCTGTGCCATGGAACCTTGTTATCAGCCTCCTTCACCACCCAAAGTCCAAACCAAAGGAGAGAACTCTAAACAAATTATATTGGTTCAGAAGTCTGGTAATGGTTTTAATGATCCTGAGAAAGTTGGTCAAACCATTGCTGAAGCTGTGTCTGAATCTGATAGGGTAGTTGAATTAAAACCCGAGGAAACTCTTGATTTATCAAACCTATCAATTACCCAATCTGtgtcaaattcaaaatttaagtcAAACAATGGtgaatcaaaaagaaataaaaggaagaTTAGAGATCATGTTGTTCTAAAAGAAAAGAGCAAAATTCTGAAGAATAAGAAGTCTCTTTCAAATGGAAATGTTTTACCAACCGAATCTGTGTCTAATCCAAACCAcctcaaatctgactctgacaaAATAATTTCTAAATATGTTGAGTCCAGAAAAGGTAAGATTTCTAATGACACTAATTTACTTACAAGTGTGTCTGATTCAAATATTGTTGATCAAAGTAAATTAAGGTCTGAATGTAAGAAATCTGGAATAGGCAAAGGTTTGGTTCAAGAGGAAACTCTAAATGTTGCAAGAAAGAATTTCAAATCTGGCAAGGGTCAGGTTAAGCAACAATGGGTTTCTaaatgtgataagaatattGGTTCTGTTTCCCAATCTGAGTCAGACCCTGTGGTCAGCTCTGGTGAACCCATCCTTAGAGGGGTCCCAAAATGA